One Burkholderia thailandensis E264 genomic window carries:
- a CDS encoding oligosaccharide flippase family protein: protein MDKGMLKNVAINFFGLILPTFVSLVTVPAYIKALGVERYGVVSLVWTLIGYFGILDLGMSMAAQNHISKALASGDAKESARVFWSAFWLNLATGVAGGLLIYFGAFMYTAYFTKVSAALQHEVYLALPWLALAIPLANVSWVFAGAINGAERFGVFNTNQTIGTFLFQLMPLFAAWLVAPTLQVVLAAAVGARLIAAVMLGAASMKVLGIRRIEPPQLGTAKGLFNFGGWMLIASTTSMIADTLDRVMLGAGLGAKYVTYYTVPQNLVTRLNMLPNALVRTLFPRLSAVGRDHADTLVKQSLEFLNGVFTPVAIAAIFALGPFLALWVGKDLAELSAPVGRVLVISVWLVGQASVTRILIQSQVNPARAAAAGLVQMPFFVGALWFGIHHFGLIGAAVVVAARALVDYGVLLYLSAIRMRAIALDMCAHLAFLLASLYVAHALPGLGAAIAACAVAVALNVGWSITMTPGMRALARSALVRLNPRKSV, encoded by the coding sequence ATGGATAAAGGCATGCTGAAGAACGTCGCGATCAATTTCTTCGGATTGATCCTGCCGACCTTCGTGTCGCTCGTGACGGTGCCCGCGTACATCAAGGCGCTCGGCGTCGAGCGCTACGGCGTCGTGAGCCTCGTGTGGACGCTGATCGGCTATTTCGGGATTCTCGATCTCGGGATGAGCATGGCCGCTCAGAACCACATCTCGAAGGCGCTCGCGAGCGGCGACGCGAAGGAGAGCGCGCGCGTGTTCTGGAGCGCGTTCTGGCTGAACCTGGCCACGGGCGTCGCGGGCGGGCTGCTGATCTACTTCGGCGCATTCATGTACACCGCGTACTTTACGAAGGTGTCGGCCGCGCTGCAGCACGAGGTGTATCTCGCGCTGCCGTGGCTCGCGCTCGCGATTCCGCTCGCGAACGTGTCGTGGGTGTTCGCGGGCGCGATCAACGGCGCCGAGCGTTTCGGCGTGTTCAACACGAACCAGACGATCGGCACGTTCCTGTTCCAGCTGATGCCGCTTTTCGCCGCGTGGCTCGTCGCGCCGACGCTGCAGGTCGTGCTCGCGGCGGCCGTCGGCGCGCGCTTGATCGCCGCGGTGATGCTCGGCGCGGCCAGCATGAAGGTGCTCGGCATCCGCAGGATCGAGCCGCCGCAACTCGGCACCGCGAAGGGGCTCTTCAATTTCGGCGGCTGGATGCTGATCGCGAGCACGACGAGCATGATCGCCGACACGCTCGACCGCGTGATGCTCGGCGCCGGGCTCGGCGCGAAGTACGTCACGTACTACACGGTGCCGCAGAACCTCGTCACGCGCCTGAACATGCTGCCGAACGCGCTCGTGCGCACGCTGTTTCCGCGGCTGTCGGCCGTCGGCCGCGATCACGCGGACACGCTCGTGAAGCAGTCGCTCGAATTCCTGAACGGCGTGTTCACGCCGGTCGCGATCGCCGCGATCTTCGCGCTCGGGCCGTTTCTCGCGCTGTGGGTCGGCAAGGATCTCGCCGAGCTGTCCGCGCCCGTCGGGCGCGTGCTCGTGATCAGCGTGTGGCTCGTCGGCCAGGCGAGCGTCACGCGCATTCTCATTCAGTCGCAGGTGAATCCGGCGCGCGCGGCGGCCGCGGGCCTCGTGCAGATGCCGTTCTTCGTCGGCGCGCTGTGGTTCGGCATCCATCATTTCGGGCTGATCGGCGCGGCGGTGGTCGTCGCGGCGCGCGCGCTCGTCGATTACGGCGTGCTGCTGTATCTGTCCGCAATCCGGATGCGCGCCATCGCGCTCGACATGTGCGCGCACCTCGCGTTCCTGCTCGCGAGCCTGTACGTCGCGCATGCGCTGCCGGGTCTTGGCGCGGCGATCGCCGCGTGCGCGGTCGCGGTCGCGTTGAACGTCGGCTGGTCGATCACGATGACGCCCGGCATGCGCGCGCTCGCGCGCAGCGCGCTCGTGCGTCTGAACCCGAGGAAGAGCGTATGA
- a CDS encoding HU family DNA-binding protein, with translation MATSAKKVAKKAAAPAKKVAAKKAAPAKKVVAKKAVAKAPAAPTPLKDKFTKASLATHIAERAAIEVKAVKAVLAALENVVLGSIHKKGAGEFTLPGLLKITAQAVPAKKKRFGKDPFTGEERWFPAKPASVRVKARALKKLKDAAA, from the coding sequence ATGGCGACTTCCGCAAAAAAGGTGGCTAAGAAGGCTGCCGCACCGGCCAAGAAAGTGGCTGCCAAGAAAGCAGCGCCCGCGAAGAAAGTAGTGGCCAAGAAGGCTGTCGCGAAGGCGCCCGCCGCTCCGACGCCGCTGAAGGACAAGTTCACGAAGGCTTCGCTCGCGACGCACATCGCCGAGCGTGCGGCCATCGAAGTGAAGGCTGTCAAGGCAGTGCTCGCGGCGCTCGAGAACGTCGTGCTGGGCTCGATCCACAAGAAGGGCGCAGGCGAGTTCACGCTGCCGGGTCTGCTGAAGATCACGGCGCAAGCGGTGCCGGCGAAGAAGAAGCGCTTCGGCAAGGACCCGTTCACGGGCGAAGAGCGCTGGTTCCCGGCGAAGCCGGCCAGCGTGCGCGTGAAGGCTCGCGCGCTGAAGAAGCTGAAGGACGCGGCAGCGTAA
- the galU gene encoding UTP--glucose-1-phosphate uridylyltransferase GalU yields the protein MLKVTKAVFPVAGLGTRFLPATKASPKEMLPVVDKPLIQYAVEEAINAGITEMIFVTGRSKRAIEDHFDKSFEIESELEARGKEKLLELVRGIKPSHVDCFYVRQPAALGLGHAVLCAEKLVHGEPFAVILADDLLHGDQPVLKQLVDVFNHYHSSVIGVETIERDDSRSYGVVEGREWEEDIIKLSGIIEKPAPEHAPSNLGVVGRYVLMPSIFEHLRKIKPGAGGELQLTDAVQSLLTEEQVLAYRYYGTRFDCGSKLGYLKATIELALQHPEVGREFEAYLRNCLPALAAVA from the coding sequence ATGTTGAAAGTCACCAAAGCCGTGTTCCCCGTTGCCGGTCTCGGCACACGGTTTTTGCCCGCCACCAAGGCGAGTCCGAAGGAAATGCTGCCCGTCGTCGACAAGCCGCTGATCCAGTATGCGGTCGAAGAGGCGATCAATGCGGGCATCACCGAGATGATCTTCGTGACGGGCCGCAGCAAGCGCGCGATCGAAGATCACTTCGACAAATCGTTCGAGATCGAATCCGAGCTCGAGGCGCGCGGCAAGGAAAAGCTGCTCGAGCTCGTGCGCGGCATCAAGCCGAGCCACGTCGACTGCTTCTACGTGCGCCAGCCGGCCGCGCTCGGCCTGGGCCACGCGGTGCTCTGCGCGGAGAAGCTCGTGCACGGCGAGCCGTTCGCGGTGATCCTCGCCGACGACTTGCTGCACGGCGACCAGCCGGTGCTCAAGCAGCTCGTCGACGTCTTCAATCACTATCACAGCTCGGTGATCGGCGTCGAGACGATCGAGCGCGATGACAGCCGCTCGTACGGCGTCGTCGAGGGCCGCGAGTGGGAAGAGGACATCATCAAGCTGTCGGGCATCATCGAGAAGCCGGCGCCCGAGCATGCGCCTTCGAATCTCGGCGTCGTCGGCCGCTACGTGCTGATGCCGAGCATCTTCGAGCATCTGCGCAAGATCAAGCCGGGCGCGGGCGGCGAGCTGCAACTGACGGACGCGGTGCAGTCGCTGCTGACCGAGGAGCAGGTGCTCGCATACCGATACTACGGCACCCGCTTCGATTGCGGCAGCAAGCTCGGCTATCTGAAGGCGACGATCGAGCTCGCGCTGCAGCATCCGGAAGTCGGCCGCGAATTCGAGGCATACCTGCGCAACTGCCTGCCGGCGCTCGCCGCGGTCGCTTAG
- a CDS encoding acyltransferase family protein gives MTRDTLVAPPAHAGRIVQLDGLRAFAVLAVFLQHALKAPLWIGVDLFFVLSGLLITGILLERKARGESYFGYFYARRARRILPPYLLLLVVSSILFGVEWARHWPWYAFFSTNIGLSLGGIGHDSLNVLWSLAVEEQFYIFWPFVVLLFPERALAWVAAALIVAAPLLRAIATPWFDSFWPIYYLTPFRMDLLAAGALLAVVLRRDRRALEPYYGAAIAAACAALAVLAWLHLSFPRFRAANTPLSNATLYSVSLVLCTSIVVIALRGRGLVQRVLTHPALVYVGTVSYTIYLIHLSVLYALWPLHLNRYLTAALAFGVTLAYASASWYGFERRLTRGAPRRAIAGAARASA, from the coding sequence ATGACTCGCGATACGCTCGTTGCCCCGCCCGCCCACGCCGGCCGCATCGTCCAGCTCGACGGCCTGCGTGCGTTCGCCGTGCTCGCGGTGTTCCTCCAGCATGCGCTGAAGGCCCCGCTGTGGATCGGCGTCGATCTCTTCTTCGTGCTGAGCGGCCTGCTCATCACCGGCATCCTGCTCGAGCGCAAGGCGCGCGGCGAGTCGTACTTCGGCTACTTCTACGCACGCCGCGCACGCCGCATCCTGCCGCCGTACCTGCTGCTGCTCGTCGTGTCGTCGATCCTGTTCGGCGTCGAATGGGCAAGGCACTGGCCGTGGTACGCGTTCTTCTCGACGAACATCGGGCTCTCGCTCGGCGGCATCGGGCATGACAGCCTGAACGTGCTGTGGTCGCTCGCCGTCGAAGAGCAGTTCTACATCTTCTGGCCGTTCGTCGTGCTGCTCTTCCCGGAGCGCGCGCTCGCGTGGGTCGCGGCCGCGCTGATCGTCGCGGCGCCGCTCCTGCGCGCGATCGCGACGCCCTGGTTCGACTCGTTCTGGCCGATCTACTACCTGACGCCGTTCCGGATGGATCTGCTCGCCGCCGGCGCGCTTCTCGCCGTCGTGCTGCGCCGCGACCGGCGCGCGCTCGAGCCGTACTACGGTGCGGCGATCGCGGCCGCCTGCGCGGCGCTCGCGGTGCTCGCGTGGCTGCACCTGTCGTTCCCGCGCTTTCGCGCGGCGAACACGCCGCTGTCCAACGCGACGCTCTACAGCGTGTCGCTCGTGCTGTGCACGTCGATCGTCGTGATCGCGCTGCGCGGGCGCGGCCTCGTGCAGCGCGTGCTGACCCATCCCGCGCTCGTCTATGTCGGCACCGTCAGCTACACGATCTATCTGATCCACCTGAGCGTGCTGTACGCGCTCTGGCCGCTGCATCTGAACCGCTACCTGACGGCCGCGCTCGCGTTCGGCGTCACGCTCGCGTACGCGAGCGCGAGCTGGTACGGCTTCGAGCGGCGCCTGACGCGCGGCGCGCCGCGGCGTGCGATCGCGGGCGCCGCGCGCGCGTCCGCATGA
- a CDS encoding acyltransferase family protein, with the protein MFLLPGVVVGYTKRATCELQRRILQAPRRFVQHFCAFSAGFPQVLLRAADYGYRFSPCAQRFLRRVSNCPSELCSTFAFLYCPPASHRLGLGMRAVKHVRGLDGLRAVAVTLVFLSHRAHFGALDVGQIGVWTFFVISGFLIVGELHRGRLAIERGTSCRRYAFWLFAGKRALRILPVYYLLLAALAIAHRQLYQRGVDLGLRWHAAFLSDYWIGVVKQGWPGSTSHFWSLAVEQQFYLIAPIVLLTARASRHLAICAAAVALAAAAHLLLCWQHASPVLIYAFSPWNFALIALGGIGGILCNGGVAAPEGIAGALMPWIGAAGTAFCATRTLWAAPLSATAGGLADIGLGASIGILLFWIVSRPEHPAVSLLERAPLAYLGTISYGFYLFHNLIPEHIGAMPGVYERLRVPPALQELLPEILQFLLAVLLAHLSWQYLEKRLLDYKKPLDAALRRRFAPSERPAMR; encoded by the coding sequence ATGTTTCTCCTACCAGGTGTGGTCGTTGGATACACGAAGCGCGCGACATGCGAGCTTCAACGCCGGATTCTACAAGCGCCGCGCCGCTTCGTGCAGCACTTTTGTGCGTTTTCCGCGGGTTTCCCGCAGGTTTTGTTGCGCGCCGCTGACTACGGATATCGTTTCAGCCCTTGTGCGCAGCGGTTTTTGCGTCGCGTATCGAATTGCCCGAGCGAATTATGTTCGACATTTGCATTCCTATACTGTCCGCCGGCATCGCATCGCTTGGGACTTGGAATGCGCGCAGTCAAACACGTTAGAGGGCTCGACGGTTTGCGCGCCGTCGCCGTCACGCTCGTCTTCCTGTCGCACCGCGCGCACTTCGGCGCGCTCGACGTCGGCCAGATCGGCGTGTGGACATTCTTCGTCATCAGCGGCTTCCTGATCGTCGGCGAGTTGCACCGCGGCCGGCTCGCGATCGAGCGCGGCACATCGTGCCGCCGCTACGCGTTCTGGCTGTTCGCGGGCAAGCGCGCGCTGCGCATCCTGCCCGTCTACTACCTGCTGCTCGCCGCGCTCGCGATCGCGCATCGCCAGCTCTATCAGCGCGGCGTCGATCTCGGGCTGCGCTGGCACGCGGCGTTCCTGTCGGACTATTGGATCGGCGTCGTCAAGCAAGGCTGGCCGGGCAGCACGTCGCACTTCTGGAGCCTCGCCGTCGAGCAGCAGTTCTACCTGATAGCGCCGATCGTGCTGCTCACCGCCCGCGCATCGCGCCATCTCGCGATTTGCGCGGCCGCCGTCGCGCTCGCCGCCGCCGCGCATCTGCTGCTCTGTTGGCAACACGCGTCGCCCGTGCTCATTTACGCGTTTTCGCCGTGGAATTTCGCGTTGATCGCGCTCGGCGGCATCGGCGGAATCCTGTGCAACGGCGGCGTCGCCGCGCCCGAAGGCATCGCGGGCGCGCTGATGCCGTGGATCGGCGCGGCGGGCACCGCGTTCTGCGCGACGCGCACGCTATGGGCCGCGCCCCTTTCCGCGACGGCGGGCGGCCTCGCCGACATCGGCCTCGGCGCGTCGATCGGCATCCTGCTGTTCTGGATCGTGAGCCGTCCCGAACATCCGGCCGTCTCGCTGCTCGAGCGCGCGCCGCTCGCGTACCTCGGCACGATCAGCTATGGGTTCTATCTGTTCCACAACCTGATTCCCGAGCACATCGGCGCAATGCCGGGCGTCTACGAACGGCTGCGCGTGCCACCCGCACTGCAGGAACTGCTGCCCGAAATCCTGCAATTCCTGCTTGCCGTGCTGCTCGCGCATCTGTCGTGGCAGTACCTCGAAAAGCGCCTGCTTGACTACAAGAAGCCGCTCGACGCCGCGCTGCGCCGCCGCTTCGCGCCGAGCGAGCGGCCGGCCATGCGTTGA
- a CDS encoding acyltransferase family protein, whose protein sequence is MNASSIPSGAPPRATDHKEHLIDALRGFAALLVAYFHCRQVVWVGLQHFHRTYGHSLDPSVIVGYLTFPFAWGSAGVPIFFVISGYCIHRNAALKLAGDPSYRLDAPNFWARRFARIYPVLLAALVATLVFDSISLQIEPVSHKIRDIGLTSFVVNLLSLQGVAGHTYGSNGALWTLSLEVQFYAIYPLLFAARRRFGMLPAVVAIALVNVASAWLLERHDLQFFTSYWLSWTVGAWIADIRARRDARAAPAPSRCWYAGAAIGVALGCVAFHFGQYGAFQLWAAGFACYLHAALARPVSASMPMRVLSWFGDFSYSLYLIHLPFFVCLASVLYRSELQLSIWPSFAFVAAVVPVAYLFHRMFELPAMRWSASLKPKRTVAAAAQRQMPV, encoded by the coding sequence ATGAATGCTTCGAGCATCCCGTCGGGAGCGCCGCCGCGCGCCACCGACCACAAGGAACACCTGATCGACGCGCTGCGCGGCTTCGCCGCGCTGCTTGTCGCGTACTTCCATTGCCGGCAGGTCGTATGGGTCGGCCTGCAGCACTTCCATCGGACGTATGGCCATTCGCTCGATCCGAGCGTGATCGTCGGCTACCTGACGTTTCCGTTCGCGTGGGGCTCGGCCGGCGTGCCGATCTTCTTCGTGATCAGCGGCTATTGCATCCATCGCAACGCGGCGCTCAAGCTCGCCGGCGATCCGTCGTACCGGCTCGACGCGCCGAACTTCTGGGCGCGCCGCTTCGCGCGCATCTATCCGGTGCTGCTCGCCGCGCTCGTCGCGACGCTCGTGTTCGATTCGATCAGCCTGCAGATCGAGCCCGTCAGCCACAAGATCCGGGACATCGGACTCACGTCGTTCGTCGTCAACCTGCTGTCGCTGCAGGGCGTCGCGGGCCACACGTACGGCTCGAACGGCGCGCTCTGGACGCTGTCGCTCGAAGTGCAGTTCTACGCGATCTACCCGCTGCTCTTCGCGGCGCGACGCCGTTTCGGGATGCTGCCCGCCGTCGTCGCGATCGCGCTCGTCAACGTTGCGTCGGCCTGGCTGCTCGAACGGCACGACCTGCAATTCTTCACGTCATACTGGCTGTCGTGGACGGTCGGCGCGTGGATCGCCGACATTCGCGCGCGCCGCGACGCGCGCGCCGCGCCTGCGCCGTCGCGGTGCTGGTACGCGGGCGCGGCGATCGGCGTGGCGCTCGGCTGCGTCGCGTTCCATTTCGGACAGTACGGCGCGTTCCAGTTGTGGGCGGCCGGCTTCGCGTGCTATCTGCACGCGGCGCTCGCGCGGCCCGTGTCCGCGTCCATGCCGATGCGGGTGCTCTCGTGGTTCGGCGACTTCAGCTATTCGCTGTACCTGATCCACCTGCCGTTCTTCGTGTGCCTGGCGTCGGTGCTGTACCGCTCGGAGTTACAGTTGTCGATCTGGCCGTCGTTCGCGTTCGTCGCGGCCGTCGTCCCCGTCGCCTACCTGTTCCACCGGATGTTCGAGTTGCCGGCGATGCGCTGGTCGGCGAGCCTCAAGCCGAAACGGACCGTCGCGGCGGCCGCGCAGCGGCAAATGCCCGTGTGA
- a CDS encoding glycosyltransferase: protein MNRELAEHPLQRAASLQDVERAARDARIADAPPPAHRARDAARPLRVAIVHDWLVTYAGAERVLEQIVACFPDADLFGLVDFLDDRTFLRGKPVTTSFIQKLPYARTKYRSYLPLMPLAIEQLDVSAYDLVISSSHAVAKGILTGPDQVHVSYVHSPIRYAWDLQHQYLEQSQLTRGVKSALARLILHYIRNWDVRTSNSVDRFVANSAFIARRIHKVYQRDAAVVFPPVDVDAFTLSTHKEDFYLTASRMVPYKKIDLIVDAFAQMPERRLVVIGDGPDMRKIRAKAAPNVEIMGYQPFPVLQDRMRRAKAFVFAAEEDFGISVVEAQACGTPVIAFGKGGALETVRDATSHERPTGVFFDEQSARAIVAAVDDFERAPARFKPEDCRANAERFSTAHFRRRFVAQIDALLPNAQARARLAGAAARPGGRASLAASGLKVLVLDQSGVLGGAELSLLEIMKHLHESADVVLFDDGPFRAALDEAGVRVDVVGQRALAGVHKQGGVSLRAAGSLLALVREVARRAREADVIYANTQRAMVVGALAGRLARKPVVWHLRDIVSDAHFGPKQRLAIKQCARLGVTRVIANSDASAQAFLELTGFDRRAVQVVFNGISAEPFVALEPVRQAALRVRFGLPAGAWIVGSFSRLARWKGQHVLLEAARLYPDMHVALVGAPLFGEDEYAAELRGFVALHGLGERVHFLGFQRDVAACMKAVDVVAHTSITPEPFGRVIVEGMLAKRPVVAARAGGVVEIIDDDVNGLLREPGDAHALADALAALRTDAVLCERLVANGYDTAVTRFGTQTYVEQVERILVETARRR from the coding sequence ATGAACCGCGAACTTGCAGAACATCCGTTGCAGCGCGCCGCGTCGCTTCAGGATGTCGAGCGCGCCGCGCGCGACGCGCGCATCGCCGATGCGCCGCCGCCCGCGCACCGCGCGCGCGATGCGGCGCGGCCGCTGCGCGTCGCGATCGTCCATGACTGGCTCGTCACCTACGCGGGCGCCGAGCGCGTGCTCGAGCAGATCGTCGCGTGTTTTCCGGACGCGGACCTGTTCGGCCTCGTCGATTTCCTCGATGACCGCACGTTCCTGCGCGGCAAGCCGGTCACGACGTCGTTCATCCAGAAGCTGCCGTACGCGCGCACGAAGTACCGCAGCTATCTGCCGCTGATGCCGCTCGCGATCGAGCAGCTCGACGTGTCCGCGTACGATCTCGTGATCTCGAGCAGCCATGCGGTCGCGAAGGGCATCCTCACCGGGCCGGACCAGGTGCACGTGAGCTACGTGCATTCGCCGATCCGCTACGCGTGGGATCTCCAGCATCAGTACCTCGAACAATCGCAGTTGACGCGCGGCGTCAAATCGGCGCTCGCGCGGCTGATCCTGCATTACATCCGCAACTGGGACGTGCGCACGTCGAATTCGGTCGACCGCTTCGTCGCGAACTCGGCGTTCATCGCGCGGCGCATCCACAAGGTCTATCAGCGCGACGCGGCGGTCGTGTTTCCGCCCGTCGACGTCGACGCGTTCACGCTGTCGACGCACAAGGAAGACTTCTATCTGACCGCGTCGCGGATGGTGCCGTACAAGAAGATCGACCTGATCGTCGACGCGTTCGCGCAGATGCCGGAGCGCCGGCTCGTCGTGATCGGCGACGGGCCGGACATGCGCAAGATCCGCGCGAAGGCCGCGCCGAACGTCGAGATCATGGGCTATCAGCCGTTCCCGGTGCTGCAGGACCGGATGCGCCGCGCGAAGGCGTTCGTGTTCGCGGCCGAGGAGGACTTCGGAATCTCGGTTGTCGAGGCGCAGGCGTGCGGCACGCCCGTCATCGCGTTCGGCAAGGGCGGCGCGCTCGAGACGGTGCGCGACGCGACGTCGCACGAGCGGCCGACCGGCGTGTTCTTCGACGAGCAGAGCGCGCGCGCGATCGTCGCCGCAGTCGACGATTTCGAGCGCGCGCCGGCGCGCTTCAAGCCGGAGGATTGCCGCGCGAACGCCGAGCGGTTCTCCACCGCGCATTTCCGGCGGCGCTTCGTCGCGCAGATCGACGCGCTGCTGCCGAACGCGCAGGCGCGCGCGAGGCTTGCGGGCGCGGCGGCGCGGCCGGGCGGGCGCGCGTCGCTCGCGGCGAGCGGCCTGAAGGTGCTCGTGCTCGACCAAAGCGGCGTGCTGGGCGGCGCCGAGCTGTCGCTGCTCGAGATCATGAAGCATCTGCACGAGTCGGCCGACGTCGTGCTGTTCGACGACGGGCCGTTTCGCGCGGCGCTCGACGAGGCCGGCGTGCGCGTGGACGTCGTCGGCCAGCGCGCGCTCGCGGGCGTGCACAAGCAGGGCGGCGTGTCGCTGCGCGCGGCGGGCAGCCTGCTCGCGCTCGTGCGCGAGGTCGCGCGGCGCGCGCGCGAGGCGGACGTGATCTATGCGAACACGCAGCGCGCGATGGTGGTCGGCGCGCTCGCCGGGCGGCTCGCGCGCAAGCCGGTGGTCTGGCATTTGCGCGATATCGTGAGCGATGCGCACTTCGGCCCGAAGCAGCGGCTCGCGATCAAGCAGTGCGCGCGGCTCGGCGTGACGCGCGTGATCGCCAACTCGGATGCGTCCGCGCAAGCGTTTCTCGAATTGACGGGCTTCGACCGGCGTGCGGTGCAGGTCGTCTTCAACGGCATCTCGGCCGAGCCGTTCGTCGCGCTGGAGCCGGTCCGCCAGGCCGCGCTGCGCGTGCGCTTCGGGCTGCCCGCCGGTGCGTGGATCGTCGGCTCGTTCAGCCGGCTCGCGCGCTGGAAGGGGCAGCACGTGCTGCTCGAGGCGGCGCGGCTCTATCCGGACATGCACGTCGCGCTTGTCGGCGCGCCGCTCTTCGGCGAGGACGAGTACGCGGCCGAGCTGCGCGGCTTCGTCGCGCTGCACGGGCTTGGCGAGCGCGTGCATTTCCTCGGGTTTCAGCGCGACGTCGCCGCCTGCATGAAGGCGGTCGACGTCGTCGCGCACACGTCGATCACGCCGGAGCCGTTCGGCCGCGTGATCGTCGAGGGGATGCTCGCGAAGCGGCCCGTCGTCGCCGCACGGGCGGGCGGCGTCGTCGAGATCATCGACGACGATGTGAACGGCCTGCTCCGCGAGCCCGGCGACGCGCACGCGCTCGCCGACGCGCTCGCCGCGCTGCGTACCGATGCGGTGCTTTGCGAGCGGCTGGTCGCGAACGGCTACGACACCGCCGTGACTCGGTTCGGCACGCAGACCTATGTCGAGCAGGTCGAGCGCATTCTCGTCGAGACTGCGCGGCGGCGGTGA